One Mycteria americana isolate JAX WOST 10 ecotype Jacksonville Zoo and Gardens chromosome 7, USCA_MyAme_1.0, whole genome shotgun sequence genomic window, CTGCACCTTCCTGTCCCTTCCACTTGCCCAGATGGCTTCAAAATCCTCATGAAGCAGACCTGGTAAGAGCCTGAACCCTGCACAGATCTAGGGCTGGCTCCCAGCTCTTGCCAGATGCTCAGTAAAACCAATAAGACCAGAGTCAGGGTGGGAGTGTagagcccagagcagagggcTCTTAAATACTCTCACACTTGTCACGAGAGCAGTAAGTTTTAACATTTTGGATTCTGCTTCTTTGTGGCAGCAGGCCCAGACCCCAGAAGGACATTTGGAGCTTAGAGGAAGTAGGAAGAGGCCTGTCTGGTTTGCTGGGtggacagggcaggggaaggagctggcagaCGCTGTTGAGACAGGTTAGTGAGGGGGAAGAAGTTGAATAGGAGAGAAGCGGGGGAGTAGAGCTTGATGGGAGCCCCAGCAGGGTGACAGTTACCCATGAGTTGCCTGTCCACTGTGAATCAGGAGCAGGCAGCATGAAGGTCATCTTCAGTAGCCTTCACAGAGGTGGTTGCTTTGTTATAGCAAAGTAGGTGATAAAAGGTAGCTCTGTGCGAAGAGAAAAGGAGCTGGAAGGAAAGTAGGGGTAAAACTTCTTGAGGCTGGCTCCAGagtgaaaggaaattatttttcactctgAAACCCCCTTGTTAAGTGACTGGCTTTTGAACTGGACAAAGATAAATTTGAGCTTTCTGTATGAAACTAGGATTTTACAGGTATAGATACggaaaatgctttcagtttcttCCACATGCCAGGTTAGAGTTGAAATTCTTTGTCTTGGGTTATGCATTAATGCTTTGTCTTTGTAATTGCATCTTGACACAGAGTGTAAGTGATCTTCCAGCGTTTTCCCACTCGATGAGTTTTACCAGCCATCCTCTCGATGGCACAAAGGGCAAAACAGGCCAGAGCATCTGTGGATCTTTTCAAGTAGCTGTTTACCTCCCTgaccctgagctgcagcaggtCGTGCTGTTGCAGTATCTGTGCTGAGACgagctctgcctggctgtgctTCTACGCATGGCTGCAAGAGGCAGGAAGCAGTTTGTGCAGCTCTGAACATCAAGTACATACACTTGTATCCCCACCTAGTGGAAGTAGGTGGTTTGTAGGGGAGAGGTGCTGAAGAAGCTGTTTCTTGTCCTGAGCACTGAATCCATGCAGCAAGTCTGATGGGTTCAGTCCTGAAGCTCGAGCACTTGTCTCTTTTTCTCAAagatataaatgtttttatactTGAATGTGATCTTATGGAGATGTTCAGTGCATTACAATACTGTGTAGGCTCAGGCATTTACTATGTGGCAACATAGATACATACGGTGTTTACAGACACCCTGTGCTGTTGAATATAAATTATCATTTCTACTAGACTGATTATTCCCATTATAAAATTTGGAAATTAATGGGATAATGAACTGACATCTGTTTCTTCTTGACAAACAAGTTAGGAACAGTTTCAGTTTGTATCCTATCTTTCACTTTGTAAtcacattttcctattttaaatggttttcatctcttttgtttcttcagaaTAAGTCCTCACAAACCAAAAACTGAATACAAAACAGCTCTAGCACAATAAACTCATattcagcaaaagagaaaaccaaaaaagctccTCTGCTCTAATCTGTCAGCTACAGTATTCAGAGAATATGTTCTAGTGAGAAACCCTTTCAGAAGGGTAGGAGTAGCTTAGCAATGTTAACCTCATCTCATGCTtgggtatttttctgttttgctccagGCAGAGCAAGCCCCGGAATCGTCCCTCCTTCCGGCAGACGCTGATGCACCTGGATATTGCATCTGCCGATGTGCTGGCTACTCCTCAGGAAACCTATTTCAAATCACAGGTAACTGGAGAATGGCTGTAGCCTGTGAGTACTAGAGTTAGCTCCAAGGATCTGATTTCGGAGGCTGCATTGAGTACAGCCTAAGTCTGGATCCATGATTTCAGTTTGATTCTTGGAGAGAAGCAAACTGATGGATATTTGAAAATCTTTTACCCAAACTTTCACAAACTGAGACATCTGCTGACTTTAGTCAGAAACTCAACATTGTCTCATTCGCTTCTCCCTGAGACTGCTAACTTCAGATGTTCTGCTCCCAGCTGTTCTCCCAGTACTGTTGTACAGGAGAGCATGAGACTGCTGAGAGAGGAACTGCTGCATTTATAGTGAAGATGAGCAGGGCAGCCAGTGGGACAAAGAGCTGTTACAGGGCAGTGGAGGGACTCTGGGGCTTTCAGGGAAGATCTAAAAGTATGTTCTCAGAGATTCCTCTGAGTCCTACCCAGCGAGCTATTGTCTGCTCCCAAGGAGGGAATGAGAATGAAACCTTGCCTCCAGTAGAGAAGATCTATATGGTGTTGGGGTGTATGTGAGGAAGCGGGTGCATTTATTAAAACTGCAAGAAACAGGGCTTCAGGGGGCAAAAAGAGTTAGTATCAGCCTAGTGACAGTCATCGTTGTCATGAATATAGGTTTCCAAATCATAAGCCTTTCTGTTCACTTTAAAtgccaaaagggaagaaaatgttgTCTTAGGATGAAAAGAGctttaggaatttttaaaaatattttttagaaaatgcagATATGTTCTAAATTATCTAATTGGAGCACAGAATTGGAAATAccatttgaaaatgctgaaactaAACATGCTGCAATGTTGTTACCCAAAATAATTCAGctaacagaaacatattttcaacCCAAACCTGTAATTCTCTGCAGGCACAAAGAATGTTGCCTAAGAGTTTTTCTTTGGTGCAACCAGGGATCCCAATACTTTGTAAATATGTGAAAGTAAATTGCTTCCCTAGGCTGAATGGAGAGAAGAAGTGaagaaacattttgagaaaattaaaagtgaagGAACTTGTATCCACCGGCTAGATGAAGAATTGATTCGTCGTCGAAGAGAAGAGCTGAGGTCTGTTGACAGTCTTTTATGTTTACTGCTCACTTTTCCCATCCAGTCTTCTCTTCAACAGCTAAATGAGCCCacttccctcagcttctcttcacagggcatgtgctccagcccctgactgTCTCCATGCTCCTCTTGTACTGAAGACCCCAAAACAGGACTCGGTATTCCTGATGGCATAAATTCAGGCAGTCTAAATTCCTTGTGAGTCCAGAAACTGAAGTTCCCACAGGCATGCCCTAGGCCTTGAGCACCGCTTGGCTGATGGAAAgctagagagacagagagaagcagTCGAAACTGTCCCTGCTCTTGGGCAGTCTGAACAGTTTGCTCCAGGAAAGATGAGCAAAGGCTTGTGTGTTTGCCAGGGAATATTTATGCCTGAGGTTTGGTGTTTATGATGACAGCACTGAAGCAGGTACATCCATCTCAGTGGAAAATGCATCTTGCAGTTTGCTGTGAGCTTTCTCTGCCCTGATACTTTCTTTGGATTATTTCTTTCCAGAGAAGTGAACACACTCCAATTTATCAGCccactgaaatgcattttgaacaTTAGACcaacttaaaaatgaaagcagaatgttTATTTAAGAAAGGAAGGTGTTACCTTCTGTGATAAAAATTTGCAAATACAGTTACGACAGAGAAACATAAAACACCAAGTAGCAGTTTTATGCCAAACCTGAGAAACCAAAGCAAACCTTGTTCAGCCAGTTTGATGTAGTTGTTGATCAGTGTTCCCCTAGCCCTAGGGAGCTTTTGATGATCACATCTTTCAGCTGTGGTTCAAGATGTCTTCTGCAACTATACTGTAGCTGTAGGGGCATATTGCTTTTTATGAAATACAGATgacttctttccctgtttctttaGAAGCTGACTTAGCCCCTTCTCTGTGCAAACAGGATGATCAGGGCTAGGCCAAAGGGCTTGTGGATGCATGTGAGGCATTTGCAGCTTCTCTAGTGAGAAGCGTTGCCACTCTTTCAGGACTGTTAAACACTTTCTAAATCATATCAGGATTCATTGCTGTATCAAGCTCTTAATCGTCATTCACTATTAGCTCTGTCTGGGGTTCAGTGCAATACAGCTGGCAAATTTGACTTTTAGAAAGCCTTTTCCTAAAGCTCCTGTACTTTTCCTTATTCTCTCTTGGTCCATGGACATCAGATTGTGTAATAAcgatttttctgtttttcagacatgCATTAGATATCCGTGAACACTATGAGAGGAAGCTGGAGCGAGCCAATAACTTATACATGGAGCTCAGTGCTATTATGCTGCAGCTGGAGGTCCGTGAGAAGGAGCTCATAAAGTATGTATCTCTGGGCATAATGGCATGCCATGCGTGTGGCAATATgcatacaggagaaaaaaacccaatgcttAATTTCTGAACTGCATAGTGGTACTTGTAGATTTAGTGTCCTCTGACAAACTTACAGGGTAAAGAAAGAGCTGGCAAGCAGAGAGAGGCCCCTTAAGAGTAGATTACTGCAGACCACTTAGTGCACGTATCTTTACCCAGTGTTTACTTGACTGGGAGAAAGGCACCTTTCCCATTTGGTGTTGGCATCCTTTGGCCCCTttgtaaagagaaaagcagtgctgTTTCTGGACTGTGCGCCAGGGCCCTGTTCCAACTGCCTGATCTCTGCAGAGGGAATTTAGAAAATGAGTATGTCCTTTCCCAGAACAGCATGTTGTGTTGCACCCAGCCATAGCTGAGAAACAGGCATGCAGTGTGCTTGCAGTGGAGCTGTGTTTCTGTCCAGCAGGAGCTGCGGTTGGATAAAGAGAGAACtgatctgttgggtttttttctttcttccccaatGTTTCAGGAGGGAACaagcagtggaaaagaaataCCCTGGCACTTACAAACGCCACCCAGTCAGACCAATAATCCACCCCAACACAGTGGAAAAGCTGATGAAGAGGAAAGGGGTCTCCCATAAACCAGGCAGCCAGACTAAACGGTAAGAAGTAACAACCTAGTTCTGTGCCAGGAACCACTAGTAGATCCCCATTGAGATGAGCAGGCATCTTACTTCCCTTTGAGTCTGATGACAACACAGGACAGGCCAAAGGGGTGTTCACTCTTGGGCCTGGTGTGATCCTCAGAACCTCCGTTGTTTAAGTATCTTAAGGTAAAAGGGATGAATCCTGCCGTCCCTTGTACCTGGGCAGCTCTCTGGAACCATTTGGTCCATATGATTTTTTCAAGGATGATGGTGCTTTGACAGGAGGTATCTAATGTGTTGTCTCGAATTCCTAACTGTCCAAGCAAAGAGCAGTTAGATCATCCTTGACTTTAATGGTAATAAGCAGGCTGAGGGACTGTGGAAATCAGCCAGCCCTCAGGGAGGATGGATTAATTGTTGAAGAATTAAATTGGGACTTGAGATTTGGGAATTCATACACTCCTTTcagttatttctcttctgcatgACTTTCAGAAagtgggaggttttttttttcataggagCTGTctattttattcttcccttttcttgGATTTCCAGGAGTTAGAGAGTCCTGATTAACAGTGAATAATCACTTCTGAATTCATATTCACATGTGCTTCTGAAATGAGCAGGCTGATAACCATCAGCAGATCGGGACCCTATTGTGCTGAGCATTGTATATGCACATAGTAAGAGACATGCCCTACACCAAGGTCTTAGGAGAGAGTTATTTTGGGAGCAGAACATCAAAATAAGAGTGGAAAAAGCAGAGTACATGGCAGATActggaaaaagcagcaagaagggagTGTAGAGCATGATGGGCTGAACAGAAAGGACATTGAGTGGAGAGAGTCAAAGGAAACTAAATGCAGAAGTCAAACAGCTGAAGGGGAGGGAAGCCTGTagattttagaaagcaaagtGTGCTTATGGCTACagctgcctcttcatcctggctCTGAGCCGATGTAATTTCTTAGTTTGTGGTTTAATGTGTAACTTCTGCTGACTGTCTCTCAGGCCAGATCTACTGAAGTCAGAGGGCATacccagcacagaagcagcatcCAATGGCTCACCAGTCTCAGGAAGTCCCAAAATGTCAACACTGAGTGGCAAAAGCCGGTACCGCAGTAAGCCACGTCACCGCCGAGGGAACAGCAAAGGCAGCTACAATGATTTTGCAGGGATCTTGAAAAACCAGCCAGTGCAAGATGATGCACCCCCACCTCCACCTCATAATCATTCTCATCATCCCGGCCTACCGCAGCAACAGGGCCACAGCCATCCCCATGGCCATCACTCACGGCTTCATGCCCATGGACAAGATATTGCCAACTGCGCAAACAACTTAAGGTACTTTGGCCCTGCAGCAGCGCTGCGGAGCCCTCTCAGTAACCACGCGCAAAGACGGATGTCTGGTTCCAGCCCCGATCTCATCTCCGCTGCCATGGAAGCAGATTGCCGAAGGAATCTGGAGAGCAACGAAAGCAAAGCTGATCATTGGGAGTGTTGCAAAACAGATCCATATAATTCCTGTCTTCAGTGCAGGGAAGAGGACAGTGGTCAGGTACAGATGTCATCTGTTGAAACAAGGATGAGCCATTCTCAATCACCAACGCCTGTTTCCCTATATGAAAATGCGCAGTTCATTGAGAAGATGGAGGAAGAGGGCTTCAGCAACTGTAAGTCAGCGTCCGCCCTAGGCACTCCCCAGCACATGGCTTCCTCAGTGCTACCTTGCAAAGCAAGACCACTTCAAAAGGTAAGGACAAAGCATAGtgatttgaaaaaaaccaaagctttctcctcttttctctctctgccaaaAGAAGGTGTATAGCATAGGCTAGTGTCTGTATACAGAATAGTAGTAAAGCCATGTTTCCTGTGCACATAGCAGTAGAGTTACATGCACAGCTTTATCTTGAAGAGACAGATCATGCCCATCTGAACTTTGCTTTGTGATCTGGACAcacttttaaagtcagttttgTTGAGAAGTACTGTAGGCATATCAGAGCATACTGATAATAATGAGGGCTGTCAAATGTGGTTTTGATAGGGCCTAGTTCTTTTACTTGCAATTTAGCCAGTTTTTGTTTGAGCTGAAACTTGGTCtactgaatttttgttgttgaaacAGTCTCAGTGTTTTCAAGCCTTTCTCAAAACAAAGGAAGGGGTAAATGCATTCTTTTGGTGATGTTAAGTATCATGTACCAGTTTCATTGAGCATCTGTAGCGCCGCTGTGCCTCGGAAATTCAACATTTGCTATGGTCTTGGGGACATGCCTTTTGCTGGACCTGCCAGAAACTGTCCCCCTTGACCAAATGTCGTAGTTCTCATGTATTTTGTGAAGATTTTGCAAGAGTCAAAAAGATGTTATGGCACAGTTGTACAGAAACAGTTCTTCATTCCTCCTGCTTCCATCCAGGTGGTGAGAGAAGTAGGAACCAGTCTGAATGGAGTTCAAAGAGCAGGAAAACTGGGCCTGAGtggaaaagtgaaggaaaagagGATGACTACCAGACCAAGAGTGTGATTTGGCCCAGAatgaagggaggaggaggacctTGTAATACAaggggatgggatgagatggagGCTGAGTCTGAACCAGGGGTTGGCAGGTTGGATAGGATAGAAGGAGGCTGTAAAAACCAAGAGTGCAGGTGGCGGATTTGGATgggaaaaggagaataaaaggcTCTGTGCTTACTGAGGTAGAGAACGGAACAAAACTCAAGTTTTCCGAGTTGGTGAAACCCACCAGCAAAGGCTGTGTCATCCCCATCCTGTTCTGTGATGGGCTCATACAGAAGAGGGTCGAAGTCATAAAGCCAGGAGTGCCAGATCAGCTCAATAATTTATGTGGATTTTAGTGTGATACTAATTACTTGATTTGCTTCTGTAAAAATCCAGAACGTTATGTACTCATTGCCTGCTAAAGTACTCCACTGTATTTCAAAGTCAATCACTCCAAATTCAGAAATGGCAGCATTAAGACTGTCTGAAATAATCTCCTGGTAAGAAGATGTCTGAGTCAGTTTTTACCCATACACAAGTTCTTTGCTTGTCTAGATTGTTGCAGCCGGTTGACGTAGTGACTTTGTCCTGGAGGACCAAGGGGCAACCATGTAGCTGCATGTTTGTTCTTTCTCAAATGTGATATTCTTGTCCTTGTTTTTTGCCAGAGCGGTGATGACTCTTCAGAAGAGGAAGAGGGCGAAGTAGACAGTGAAGTGGAGTTTCCTCGTAGACAAAGGTAAAAGGTGAATTCACTCTAATCTCTCTTTGGTGGGACAAAACTCTGGAGAACTGTCATAGCAGCTGCATACCAGCACTGAAACTGTGGAAGGTGCTGGCAAAAGAATCACATACAGTGTGTCCCATCTGCCCTCAGTGATGTCCATGCTCATTCACTGTTTTCAGCCTGTTCTGAGATATTTTCTCCAGcacagctcttctgctgcaggCTGTTTGTAGCATAACTTGATCACACTTGGTAACATTATTCAGCCTATAAAAATTAAGCTGCTGCGTCTGTTTCACCAGAATCAGACTTACTGGATGTTGGAACCCTTTGTGAACTCTTTCAAATGTTGTTTATTAACTGTTGCTGCAGTGGGGCTGGCTCCAGCATCTTTGTAGTTGAATTCAAGTAGGAGTGAAGAGCTAGGTGACAAAACAGCAGATCAAATTTGGTGGTGTTGCCTGTAAAATATGAGACTTGAGGGGGCGTTCCTACCTAAGCATATGTAATAGCGGGCTTGACAGTCCTGTGCCCAGGAAAGA contains:
- the MAP3K13 gene encoding mitogen-activated protein kinase kinase kinase 13 isoform X5, giving the protein MEYCAHGQLYEVLRAGRKVTPRLLVDWSTGIASGMNYLHLHKIIHRDLKSPNVLVTHTDAVKISDFGTSKELSDKSTKMSFAGTVAWMAPEVIRNEPVSEKVDIWSFGVVLWELLTGEIPYKDVDSSAIIWGVGSNSLHLPVPSTCPDGFKILMKQTWQSKPRNRPSFRQTLMHLDIASADVLATPQETYFKSQAEWREEVKKHFEKIKSEGTCIHRLDEELIRRRREELRHALDIREHYERKLERANNLYMELSAIMLQLEVREKELIKREQAVEKKYPGTYKRHPVRPIIHPNTVEKLMKRKGVSHKPGSQTKRPDLLKSEGIPSTEAASNGSPVSGSPKMSTLSGKSRYRSKPRHRRGNSKGSYNDFAGILKNQPVQDDAPPPPPHNHSHHPGLPQQQGHSHPHGHHSRLHAHGQDIANCANNLRYFGPAAALRSPLSNHAQRRMSGSSPDLISAAMEADCRRNLESNESKADHWECCKTDPYNSCLQCREEDSGQVQMSSVETRMSHSQSPTPVSLYENAQFIEKMEEEGFSNCKSASALGTPQHMASSVLPCKARPLQKSGDDSSEEEEGEVDSEVEFPRRQRPHRCISSCQSYSTFSSENFSVSDGEEGNTSDHSNSPDELATKLEDELAEKLEDMLSQTPEIPIEISTQSDGLSDKECAVRRVKTQMSLGKLCADEHSCENPAQFGESDCDSSEGECSDATVRTNKPCSSATCQSKESIKSVLEKQELGNRGKHILQSLSTLLGRKLEMPVLDLEKQSLTYNSIDNQQRAVC